One Brassica oleracea var. oleracea cultivar TO1000 chromosome C7, BOL, whole genome shotgun sequence genomic window carries:
- the LOC106304721 gene encoding uncharacterized protein LOC106304721 has protein sequence MPTGQRRHVIRTDTLELKSQLEMKIGRAKTESYLNLLSKFLSLKISKSDFDKLIVDTVKKENISLHNALLRGLIKNASLSNTPPLIGNGVFQTSLGFNSLCNDLPQSSPCKERTQRRFSKDCNGKSQITEVVSSSFKKQWSMEDGEEVDQLIRCWRSQPIEAPFGVNLRDFIKRRRHVETCYSSRELPDSISLKKKLEDEMKEEGVEVSVGFANSLNAGLDVFLQRLIKPCLELAASRSSSRGEVCSSSVSMVDFHVAMESNPSILGEDWSSKLEKIRSAAPDLPSDFQTS, from the coding sequence ATGCCAACGGGCCAGCGTCGTCATGTCATTCGAACAGATACTTTGGAGTTAAAGTCTCAGCTTGAGATGAAGATTGGTCGGGCCAAAACAGAGAGCTATCTTAACCTCTTATCGAAATTCTTGAGCTTGAAAATCAGCAAATCCGATTTCGATAAGCTAATCGTCGATACGGTGAAGAAGGAGAATATCAGTCTACACAACGCTTTGCTTAGAGGGTTGATCAAGAATGCGTCTCTCTCAAATACACCTCCTTTGATAGGGAATGGTGTTTTTCAGACAAGTCTTGGTTTCAATTCTTTATGCAACGACCTTCCTCAATCATCTCCTTGTAAAGAAAGGACTCAACGGAGGTTTAGTAAAGATTGTAATGGAAAGAGCCAAATCACTGAGGTTGTTTCTTCTAGTTTTAAAAAACAATGGTCAATGGAAGATGGTGAAGAAGTTGACCAGTTGATTCGATGTTGGAGAAGTCAACCTATTGAAGCTCCTTTTGGTGTTAATCTCAGAGATTTTATCAAGAGAAGACGTCATGTTGAGACGTGTTACTCCTCTCGTGAGCTTCCTGACTCTATTTCTTTAAAGAAGAAACTCGAAGATGAAATGAAGGAAGAAGGAGTAGAGGTTTCGGTTGGTTTTGCTAACTCGTTGAACGCAGGACTCGATGTCTTCTTGCAAAGACTAATCAAACCTTGTCTGGAATTAGCGGCTTCAAGGTCTAGTAGCCGAGGAGAAGTATGCTCTTCTTCAGTATCTATGGTAGATTTTCACGTAGCTATGGAGTCAAACCCGTCTATACTTGGGGAAGATTGGTCTTCAAAGCTTGAGAAGATCCGGTCAGCTGCACCGGATTTGCCTTCAGATTTTCAGACAAGCTGA
- the LOC106304241 gene encoding uncharacterized protein LOC106304241, producing MEKLLNPSEKQYMKMAMLKHEETFKQQVYELHRLYQVQKILMKNMQVNKGNDVNSGLGSFIRRVDRPANFPDGGEAGGNDIDIMDESEIELTLGPSCYGGDLMRMNKKKRNNSPLEMMDGNLNSGRRSFSSSSTGSSNNNHNNLEEQVRQERLMKHQKQKQPWLQALTLNVI from the exons ATGGAGAAACTTCTTAATCCGTCTGAAAAGCAGTACATGAAAATGGCTATGCTTAAACATGAAGAAACTTTCAAGCAACAG GTATATGAACTTCATAGGTTATATCAAGTCCAGAAGATATTGATGAAGAACATGCAGGTCAACAAGGGCAATGATGTAAATTCAGGACTAGGATCATTCATCAGAAGAGTTGACCGGCCGGCAAACTTTCCCGACGGAGGGGAAGCCGGTGGTAACGATATAGATATTATGGACGAGAGTGAGATCGAGCTAACGCTTGGACCGTCGTGTTACGGTGGTGATCTGATGAGAATGAACAAGAAGAAAAGGAATAATTCTCCGCTGGAGATGATGGACGGGAATTTAAATTCAGGTCGCCGGAGTTTCTCGTCTTCTTCCACAGGCTCAAGCAATAATAATCACAACAATCTTGAAGAACAAGTGAGACAAGAGAGATTGATGAAACATCAGAAGCAGAAGCAGCCTTGGCTTCAAGCATTGACTTTGAATGTTATTTGA